The sequence NNNNNNNNNNNNNNNNNNNNNNNNNNNNNNNNNNNNNNNNNNNNNNNNNNNNNNNNNNNNNNNNNNNNNNNNNNNNNNNNNNNNNNNNNNNNNNNNNNNNNNNNNNNNNNNNNNNNNNNNNNNNNNNNNNNNNNNNNNNNNNNNNNNNNNNNNNNNNNNNNNNNNNNNNNNNNNNNNNNNNNNNNNNNNNNNNNNNNNNNNNNNNNNNNNNNNNNNNNNNNNNNNNNNNNNNNNNNNNNNNNNNNNNNNNNNNNNNNNNNNNNNNNNNNNNNNNNNNNNNNNNNNNNNNNNNNNNNNNNNNNNNNNNNNNNNNNNNNNNNNNNNNNNNNNNNNNNNNNNNNNNNNNNNNNNNNNNNNNNNNNNNNNNNNNNNNNNNNNNNNNNNNNNNNNNNNNNNNNNNNNNNNNNNNNNNNNNNNNNNNNNNNNNNNNNNNNNNNNNNNNNNNNNNNNNNNNNNNNNNNNNNNNNNNNNNNNNNNNNNNNNNNNNNNNNNNNNNNNNNNNNNNNNNNNNNNNNNNNNNNNNNNNNNNNNNNNNNNNNNNNNNNNNNNNNNNNNNNNNNNNNNNNNNNNNNNNNNNNNNNNNNNNNNNNNNNNNNNNNNNNNNNNNNNNNNNNNNNNNNNNNNNNNNNNNNNNNNNNNNNNNNNNNNNNNNNNNNNNNNNNNNNNNNNNNNNNNNNNNNNNNNNNNNNNNNNNNNNNNNNNNNNNNNNNNNNNNNNNNNNNNNNNNNNNNNNNNNNNNNNNNNNNNNNNNNNNNNNNNNNNNNNNNNNNNNNNNNNNNNNNNNNNNNNNNNNNNNNNNNNNNNNNNNNNNNNNNNNNNNNNNNNNNNNNNNNNNNNNNNNNNNNNNNNNNNNNNNNNNNNNNNNNNNNNNNNNNNNNNNNNNNNNNNNNNNNNNNNNNNNNNNNNNNNNNNNNNNNNNNNNNNNNNNNNNNNNNNNNNNNNNNNNNNNNNNNNNNNNNNNNNNNNNNNNNNNNNNNNNNNNNNNNNNNNNNNNNNNNNNNNNNNNNNNNNNNNNNNNNNNNNNNNNNNNNNNNNNNNNNNNNNNNNNNNNNNNNNNNNNNNNNNNNNNNNNNNNNNNNNNNNNNNNNNNNNNNNNNNNNNNNNNNNNNNNNNNNNNNNNNNNNNNNNNNNNNNNNNNNNNNNNNNNNNNNNNNNNNNNNNNNNNNNNNNNNNNNNNNNNNNNNNNNNNNNNNNNNNNNNNNNNNNNNNNNNNNNNNNNNNNNNNNNNNNNNNNNNNNNNNNNNNNNNNNNNNNNNNNNNNNNNNNNNNNNNNNNNNNNNNNNNNNNNNNNNNNNNNNNNNNNNNNNNNNNNNNNNNNNNNNNNNNNNNNNNNNNNNNNNNNNNNNNNNNNNNNNNNNNNNNNNNNNNNNNNNNNNNNNNNNNNNNNNNNNNNNNNNNNNNNNNNNNNNNNNNNNNNNNNNNNNNNNNNNNNNNNNNNNNNNNNNNNNNNNNNNNNNNNNNNNNNNNNNNNNNNNNNNNNNNNNNNNNNNNNNNNNNNNNNNNNNNNNNNNNNNNNNNNNNNNNNNNNNNNNNNNNNNNNNNNNNNNNNNNNNNNNNNNNNNNNNNNNNNNNNNNNNNNNNNNNNNNNNNNNNNNNNNNNNNNNNNNNNNNNNNNNNNNNNNNNNNNNNNNNNNNNNNNNNNNNNNNNNNNNNNNNNNNNNNNNNNNNNNNNNNNNNNNNNNNNNNNNNNNNNNNNNNNNNNNNNNNNNNNNNNNNNNNNNNNNNNNNNNNNNNNNNNNNNNNNNNNNNNNNNNNNNNNNNNNNNNNNNNNNNNNNNNNNNNNNNNNNNNNNNNNNNNNNNNNNNNNNNNNNNNNNNNNNNNNNNNNNNNNNNNNNNNNNNNNNNNNNNNNNNNNNNNNNNNNNNNNNNNNNNNNNNNNNNNNNNNNNNNNNNNNNNNNNNNNNNNNNNNNNNTTTTAAATCtattttaaaaatacatattaagaataagattggacacACTGATATGTGATAGTATTTAAATGTGTTTAAATATATTCGaataaattattttgtttttattaagacACTATTGAACAAAATAAACACGCATATCAAATAAATCGTGATagtatttaaatatatttaaatatattcgaataaattattttattttttattaaaatactgATGAAACAAAACAAACACATATCTAAAATAAATATCATATTCAGAATATATCCGATACACATTAATAAAATATCCGTGATTTAAACTTAATAGAGAAATAGAAGTTAAGTTTGATGCGGCATCTGGTATGAGATTATTCTGATTCTGAATCACAAGGCATGTGGTTTCGTGATTGAAGAAAGTTGCTTGGGTATCCAAAACTTACTCATAAATCCATTCAACTCCCCTAACTTATCCAAATTACCACACTACACCCACGTGTCCCCACGGATATATTCAACGCTTCGCTTACCCCTCCTGAAATGTCAAAATTACCCTTCCTTCAAATTTATTTGGAGCCGGACTCCCCCACATTTCCCAAATTGCCAAGGGAAGACGAAGAAGGATTTGAGGCAAAACCGTCTTGTGTTGTGTTGGGTTGGTCAAATCAAAATCGGAATCTTTAATGGTATCATCATTTTTAACTTAGTGCCGTTTTCGGTGACTCGCCGGTGGCCGGTTCAAAATTCCCATTTCTTGAGCTTTCAGTATTATGAAGAGCAACAACAACACCACCAATGgattcatcccttcttctttcaAGTCCATAGCTTCTCGCATTAAGACCGCTTCTTCCGGTTCCCGTTCTTCCCATTCCAAGAAGGATCAGGTGCGTGTTACTCAAATCAATTACCTGTTTTCTTTTTAGTTCTTGATTTCTTTCAGTTTCTTGCTACTGTTTTTTGTTTGAATTTCTACTGGCGTGGGTTAATTGAGTTAGTAGTAAGATACGATGCATTGTGTTTTCCAAATTTGATCATTCATTCAATTTAATGACATGGATTTGTGTATTATGATTAGGATTTAGGTGTAATTACGAGAATTAAAGAGAGTTAGTAAAATTCTTACTGATTGCTATTTCGAGTTTTGTGATTGCTTTTCAGCTGGCAATGGCATGGTGCAGTTGTGATTTATGAACGGAAGGCTAAGATATTAGATATCATGATTCAACTCTGTTTTGTTTTGTAGGTGCTTTGGGCTTGCTTTGACAAGCTAGAACTTGGTCCCTCTTCTTTTAGGAATGTTCTGTTACTTGGTTATTCAAATGGCTTTCAAGTTCTTGATGTGGAAGATGCTACTAATGTCAGGGAGATTGTCTCGAAGCACGATGATCCGGTTTCGTTTTTACAAATGCAGCCCGTCCCTAAGAAACCTGAGGGTTCTGAAGGATTTAGATCATCACATCCTTTGCTCTTAGTTGTTGCTTGTGATAAGTCAAAGATTCCGGGTCCAGTGCAAAATAGTAGAGATGGATTTGTCAGGGATCATGCTGAACCTCAAGCTGAGAATGTTTTTGGTTCAGCTACAGCTGTTAGATTTTACTCGCTTAAGTCTCATACCTATGTTCATGCTCTCAGATTTCGTTCCACCGTCTACATGGTTAGATGTAGTCCTAAAGTTGTGGCTGTGGGTCTTGCTATGCAAGTAAGGTTTtgattcaattttttaatttgatttacttttaacacTATGCATGAATACCTGAATTTGTTGGGTAAATGGAACTTATGATAATTTTAGTTACATCCTGGATAGGTTTTGCTATTTCCTTTCACATGTGTAGAGAGGTTGCTGGTATTGATGATTTGTTTCTCATGTCACCTAATAGATGATTTAATGTTGTCTAGATGTGAATGTAGTGTAATACACTGTTATTGATGTTTCTACTGTCACAATTAAAACATCATTTCCCCCCCTATTTTATTGCTGCTTGCAGATATACTGTTTTGACGCACTTACGCTTGAGAGTAAGTTCAGTGTCCTGACTCATCCTGTACCTGAGTTGGGTGGCCAAGGAGTGGTTGGGGTTAATATTGGGTACGGTCCCATGGCTTTAGGGCCCCGGTGGTTGGCTTATGCTTCTAACAGTCCTTTGCTGTCAAATAAAAGTCGACTAAGTCCTCAAAGTGTGACTCCTCCTGCTGTCAGCCCATCAACATCTCCCAGCAATGGAAACCCGGTAGCCCGATATGCCCTGGAATCCAGCAAGCACTTGGCTGCCGGGCTCATCAACCTCAGTGACAAGGGGTACAGAACATTGTCTAAATACTGTCAGGATCTTATGCCTGATGGATCCAATTCTCCGGTTTCATCAAATTCAATCTGGAAAGCTAGTCGGTTTACCCCACCTACCCCTGAAACAGATACCACCGGTGTGGTAAGTCATCTAATTTTAGTGAAAGCATACCACGTTGTAATCTGATTTTCTTATGCAGCATGATGCTGACTAGATATTTTCCTGTTAAAGTATATTGGCATCTGTATTACGATTTACATGAGATCATCTATTCGCGCAGCTTATCCATAGAAGAAAGATTGTTTAAGGTAGTTATAGTTCTTAGTATTATTGATGTATCATCCCTTTCCTACCCCTTCTTTTTAATGTTGTGGCAGCTGAAGCAATCATTCTATTCTAGCTTCTTGTTGATATTATTATCACAAATCTATTGCAGGTTGTTGTGAAAGATTTTGTTTCTAGAGCTGTTGTGGCTCAATTTAAGGCCCATACTAGTCCAATATCAGCTTTGTGTTTTGACCCAAGTGGGACACTTTTGGTCACAGCATCGATTCATGGAAACAATATTAATATATTTCGGATTATGCCCTCCTCTTCACGGAATGGATCAGGTCATCAAAGCACTGATTTGAGCTATTCTCATGTCCACCTATACAAGCTCCACCGTGGCTTGACATCAGCCGTATGCTCCTATTTTCACAATTTCTTTAAGGCCTTGGTTTTAGTATGTACTCATGAAGGTTTTACTTTATGGTGTATATTATGCAGGTCATACAAGATATTTGTTTTAGCCATATGAGTCAGTGGGTTGCCATTATTTCTTCCAAGGGCACTTGCCATATTTTTTCTCTTGCCCCTTTTGGTGGTGAGACAGTTCTTCAGATACATAATCATGACACAGAGGGACCTATTCTGTTTCCAGTGTTGTCACTGCCATGGTGGTTCACTCCACATTTCACTGTAAACCAGCAACAATCTTGCCCAGCACCTCCACCTCCTGTTGTCCTCTCTGTGGTTAGCAGAATAAAAAATAATGCTGGATGGCTCAATATAGTTAGTAATGCTACATCTTCTGCAGCAGGAAAAGTCTGCATTCCTTCTGGTGCTGTTTCTGCAGTCTTTCATAGTTCCATATCTTGTGATACGGGCAACACGTTGTCTAATATTCATGCTCTGGAGTATTTATTGGTATATGCCCCGTCTGGTCATTTAATTCAATATAAACTACTTCCATCACTCGGGCCAGAGCCTAGTGGAACTGTTCCAAGAATGGATTCTGTTCCTTCTGCACATACAGAAGAAGAGAATTTAAGAGTTAAAGTTGAACCAGTTCAGTGGTGGGATGCCTGTAGAAGAAATGATTGGCCAGAAAAAGAGGTGCATATAGTAGGGAATAATCTTGGTCTTGAAGCTGCAGAAATGATCTTGGGAACTTCAGATTGTGAAGATAATAATGTTGGAAACAATAATTGCATTAAATTCAATGACCAATGTCACTTTTCAAATGCAGAGGTACAGATAAACTCTGGGAGGATACCAATATGGCAGAAGTCTGAGGTATTTAAGTGGTTTCTATTCTGATACTGCTGCTTGTTACGTCTCCCAATACATATTCTTTCAACTAAGCTCTTGCCCCCTCAATGTTTAGGTATCTTTCTTTGTGATGAGCCCTTTGGTGACCAAGGAGCTGATTTTACGTGAATCTAGTACCAGTGGAGAGATTGAAATTGAGAATATTCCTATTGATGAGGTTGAAATAAGGCGGAAGGATTTGTTGCCTGTCTTTGACCATTTCCATCGGGTTGACAGGTAATTGTTACTTATCTTCGCTTTCTTTGATCAGTTAGAGAAGTCATTTGTGTAATTAGTTACCCAGATCCTTTCCATTCTAGATATGAGATGTACTTATTTCATCGCATTGCCATTTTAGTATTTACATGGTAGATTTGTAGAGAGGAGTCAATTTTTTCTTGCAATAATTGTTTTTAATATCTAGTTTGCTCCTTGCATACCTATTATGTAAATGAACTAAAGCGTGACTTTGTGAGGAGGGTGTTTACTTCTTGTCTTTGGAGAGATCAATTTAGAGGGTTAGTTGATTGCCTTTTTCCTTTTGGCAGAGGTATTGTCATGGGAAGAAGTTCTAGCTCGTCATCTGATTCTCATGGAGCTGAAGAGAAGTTTTCTGGCGATGCTGTACTTTCCCAATCAAAGTTGAAGATACCTGGCTCAGCTTTGAAGGCAGATGCTGGTATGATAAGCAATTCAATATGGCATCTTCTATTAGAGTGCCCCCATGTTATTTAACTTAGTTTTTATACTGTCCTCTCAGGCTTGTCAGGATATTTTTCTTCATCAATTGACTCATCTGGAAGTGATATTAATGTAAAGAATAGAGAGGAATACGTGTCGGAATCACCTCTTCCAAGCCTGAAGACTGTTAACATGGATGACATTGCAGCTGGTGGCTCACAAGTGAATTCATCAAAAGGTGGCAAAGCTAATGAGAGTTTGAATTCAAGTTTTAACGATTGTAACTTGAATATGAACGTTACACATGATGGGCTAGTCCATGACTCGCCTGACTTTGGGCAAATTTTTCAAGAGGATTATTCAAAAGCATCAATTGGCTGTCCTGAATCAGCAGAGGTTGTTTCTGATGAGGAATGTAGCAGTCCCTGTGTGAGGGAGAAATCAGaggaagatggtgatgatgatggcaTGCTTGGTGGTGTATTTGAGTTCTCTGAGGAAGGTATGAATATGAAACAGTTCAATTTGAAAAGGATTGAATTTGAATGGAATttatatcaaaaataatttttgttgcaCCATCTTTTCCGTTTTGCAGGTTAATGGCTGCTTTTTTTGGTGCTTACCTTTCTCTTGAAGTTATTGTGAATTGGTGGTGTAAAGGATTTCTTTTAAATTGACAAATGTGGGTGATTTCCTTGCAACAAGCTAATTGCTACTGACCATTGATTGAAGggattttaaaatttctaatgtTCTCACACAATGTTCCTTCCTTCCAAGGTGAATGATTTTCTTGTGATTTCAATGTAAATGTTGTATATTATTTGTCAGGGTACTGGCCAGATTCTTCATATGTTTCTAAATGTATTCTTTCCACTCACGCGATTGTATCAAGTTTAGCCCTTATGCCTGCGTGTTTGCGTACAATGTAACCAAAATAATGTCTTACCACTCTGATTAATAGTTTAATACTGTCTTATTCATCACATGACAGTAGATATGGAATATAAATAGTATATTGACGTTTAATATAAGAATAGTTTCTGACTTCAGTTAAGTTACCCACTAGATGAGATTTTAACAATCGATATGTTATCATATGGTGAGACATTGTATTAAGACAAATGAAAAAACACTAAGAAACGAATTCCATTAAAGATTAATGTCATGCCTCCCTAATAATTGCTTCAAAACTCGTTGACAGAAAGAGCAAGGATCCTTAGACTGGAGCTTCGGCTATTAAGATTAGTTAAAATCAAGATCTAAATCGCATGCAAATGAACTTCTATTCAGCTTTATCAGTTCATAAATTCCATCTAGCAAAGCAAAAATTTCATTGCTTAGTGGATGTGATCTATCTTCCACaatgaacttatgcaattggtCTCCCTGTTCAATGAAACTATGTCCAGCTACTTTCGTAATTTTGCTGCCCTTCATCGCCTTCCTAAGCTTTGAAACTCCATCCCAATGACCAGCCGAAGCATAAATATTGGAAAGAATGACATAGTTTCCAGGATTCCAAGGCTCAAGGGCAAACAGTGATTTGGCTGCAATCTCAGCCAGCTCAACATTACCATGGAAGCTGCAAGCTCCCAAGAGAGCTCCCCATATTACTGAATCTGGTTTCATGGGCATGCTTTGTATGACACTGTAAGCTTCTTGTAACTGGCCGGCCCGGCCTAGGAGATCGACAATGCAGCCATAGTGTTGTAGTTTGGGAACAATGTGGAAGTCCGTTGTCATTGACTTGAAGATATATCTCCCTTTAGCAACCATGCCATCATGGGTGCATGCCAAGAGGAGCCCCACAAATGTAACATCGTCCGGTGAGGTTCCCTCTCTCAGCATTTGGTCATAAAGCTCAAGTGCCTTGCAACATTGTCCATGAACAGCCAAACCCATGATCATTGAATTCCAAGAGCACAAGTTTCTCAAGCTTCCAATCTCATCAAACACCCTCCAAGCAACATCAATCTTGCCACATTTCGCATACATCTCTAACACAGCATTACTCACATATAAATTCTTGAAATACCCGTTTTCTCTTGCATAAGCTTCAATCCTCTGACCAATTTCCAATGCCCCAAGATTAGCACAAGCCGGCAAAATGCTTGCCAATGTTACTTCATTCGGCTTTGTGACTTTCTCCCTTTCCATCGTCAGAAACAAATCCAAAGCCTTCTCGTACAGCTTGTTCTGCGAGTAACCGGATATCATGGTGGTCCACGACACCACACTCCTACAAGGCATCAACAGGAACAACTCTAATGCTCTCTCCATATCCCCAAACCTCGCATATCCCGCAATCATGGCATTCCAAGAAGGTACCCCTCTCACAgccatttcatcaaacacatggcgTGCCATCTTCAAAGAACCCAGTTTAGCATACATATCAAGCAAAGCTGTGGCAGCAAATACATCAGGTTCAAAGCCTGATTTGATGAAATGGGTATGGAGCATTTGGGCAAGGAAAGGGGAAGAGAGTGAGGTGCATGCAGAGAAGAGGAAATTGAAAGTGTGTTCATTTGGTTGGAAGCCATGGAGAAGCATTTGGGAATAAAGGGAGAAGCAGCGGCGCGTGTTGCTTCCATTGATGGAGTAGGCTTGGATGAGCCTATTGTAGAGAAAGACGGTGGCTTTGGGATCGGGTGAGTGGCAGAGAAAGGAATGTGCATAGCTAAGGTTTGGGATTTGAAGAAGCTTCTCAATGATGACTTTGGTGTTGTCTATGCCATTTCTCAGGGTGTATCCATGGATTTGCTTCACTTGGTTCATCACACTTTGGTTGGGCTCCGAACACACATTGCAATCTTTTTCAACTTGTTATGTAATATGTACCATCTATCATGTATTCATGTTTCATGGTTAACTGACTTAACCGACAGTGACATGTCAAATAATGTCGAGTTAGAGTACAGGTTGGCATTTTATTTGTTTCCCTCAACTGGTCCATCAGATGTGAAATTAGAGAATTTTTGTCCAAGAGTGCCACCAGATTTTGTAATAGTTATCAATTAGTTATTTagagtgtttttaatggtgtgatattatatttaatagtataagattattcattttttttttagtgATTAATGGTGTGGGATTACTCATATTATANNNNNNNNNNNNNNNNNNNNNNNNNNNNNNNNNNNNNNNNNNNNNNNNNNNNNNNNNNNNNNNNNNNNNNNNNNNNNNNNNNNNNNNNNNNNNNNNNNNNNNNNNNNNNNNNNNNNNNNNNNNNNNNNNNNNNNNNNNNNNNNNNNNNNNNNNNNNNNNNNNNNNNNNNNNNNNNNNNNNNNNNNNNNNNNNNNNNNNNNNNNNNNNNNNNNNNNNNNNNNNNNNNNNNNNNNNNNNNNNNNNNNNNNNNNNNNNNNNNNNNNNNNNNNNNNNNNNNNNNNNNNNNNNNNNNNNNNNNNNNNNNNNNNNNNNNNNNNNNNNNNNNNNNNNNNNNNNNNNNNNNNNNNNNNNNNNNNNNNNNNNNNNNNNNNNNNNNNNNNNNNNNNNNNNNNNNNNNNNNNNNNNNNNNNNNNNNNNNNNNNNNNNNNNNNNNNNNNNNNNNNNNNNNNNNNNNNNNNNNNNNNNNNNNNNNNNNNNNNNNNNNNNNNNNNNNNNNNNNNNNNNNNNNNNNNNNNNNNNNNNNNNNNNNNNNNNNNNNNNNNNNNNNNNNNNNNNNNNNNNNNNNNNNNNNNNNNNNNNNNNNNNNNNNNNNNNNNNNNNNNNNNNNNNNNNNNNNNNNNNNNNNNNNNNNNNNNNNNNNNNNNNNNNNNNNNNNNNNNNNNNNNNNNNNNNNNNNNNNNNNNNNNNNNNNNNNNNNNNNNNNNNNNNNNNNNNNNNNNNNNNNNNNNNNNNNNNNNNNNNNNNNNNNNNNNNNNNNNTAATTTTTTAAGTGAATATAgaaaaattatgtcatttgaattataatttgtttGCTAAAAAAAATCCTTACAAAAACTTGTTAAAAGAAATATATTTCTTTCGATTAAGACATTAATTTTGTCATCTTTTATCATAGACTATTTTAATATCGATATTTTCGCAACAATCAACAcatgttttgttttgttaatAAAAGATAATCTAAACATGTAATTATTTGAGTATCcatgaaaaaataaaagataataaaaaactTGTTATCGTTTATTATAATTATGGATGTCTAAAATGCTAACAAATCTATTCATGAAAAAATAAATTGATGTTGTATTTATGaaagataaattttaataaagaacAATTCTGCTATACATATAAGTCTTTTTGGCAAATAAGTCTATACAAGTTAATCTTAATCCAATAAAACTCACTTACATAACGTGCACATGAAATCACGTCGTTCTTCCTCCAACATTTGTATCCCGCGTTACtcatccttctccttctccttcttctttgcgtttctcctcatttttcttcgtgttcatttttcttcttctttttagtgTGTTTCATTCTCTTCGTcgtttttttattgttgttgttgttgttactgTTCTTTTTCTTATTAATACAAATATACCGAAAATTCTtaacaatacacataaatatcttaATTTTACATCGAAATTTGCTATAAatgcacaaaaatatttttttaatgttgcatttttttctttatttatttctttcttttagttgaatgagtATAAGTTCATTCTCTTTCAAGTAACtttgtagcattatgtgtttcgtcttcttctttgtttgatttttttgtttttattcttgttaagagagtaaaacaagaagcaACTTGAGAactgagaaggtaaaataagaaggaaaagatgaataagagaaaaaaaaagattatgatgatgatgataaaaaaaaagacgAAGAAGCAGaaaatgaggaggaggaagaggaagaattttgaattatgtagaacttatcagTACAAATATACTGAAAATTCTTAACAATACACAGAAATATCTTAGTTTTACACCaaaatttgctacaaatacacaaaaatattttctttaatgctgaattttttttcttttttttttcttatttctttccttcttttagttgaatgaaggtagattcatcctcttccaagtaattttacatcattatgtatttttttttcttctttgtt is a genomic window of Arachis ipaensis cultivar K30076 chromosome B06, Araip1.1, whole genome shotgun sequence containing:
- the LOC107645866 gene encoding autophagy-related protein 18h, with amino-acid sequence MKSNNNTTNGFIPSSFKSIASRIKTASSGSRSSHSKKDQVLWACFDKLELGPSSFRNVLLLGYSNGFQVLDVEDATNVREIVSKHDDPVSFLQMQPVPKKPEGSEGFRSSHPLLLVVACDKSKIPGPVQNSRDGFVRDHAEPQAENVFGSATAVRFYSLKSHTYVHALRFRSTVYMVRCSPKVVAVGLAMQIYCFDALTLESKFSVLTHPVPELGGQGVVGVNIGYGPMALGPRWLAYASNSPLLSNKSRLSPQSVTPPAVSPSTSPSNGNPVARYALESSKHLAAGLINLSDKGYRTLSKYCQDLMPDGSNSPVSSNSIWKASRFTPPTPETDTTGVVVVKDFVSRAVVAQFKAHTSPISALCFDPSGTLLVTASIHGNNINIFRIMPSSSRNGSGHQSTDLSYSHVHLYKLHRGLTSAVIQDICFSHMSQWVAIISSKGTCHIFSLAPFGGETVLQIHNHDTEGPILFPVLSLPWWFTPHFTVNQQQSCPAPPPPVVLSVVSRIKNNAGWLNIVSNATSSAAGKVCIPSGAVSAVFHSSISCDTGNTLSNIHALEYLLVYAPSGHLIQYKLLPSLGPEPSGTVPRMDSVPSAHTEEENLRVKVEPVQWWDACRRNDWPEKEVHIVGNNLGLEAAEMILGTSDCEDNNVGNNNCIKFNDQCHFSNAEVQINSGRIPIWQKSEVSFFVMSPLVTKELILRESSTSGEIEIENIPIDEVEIRRKDLLPVFDHFHRVDRGIVMGRSSSSSSDSHGAEEKFSGDAVLSQSKLKIPGSALKADAGLSGYFSSSIDSSGSDINVKNREEYVSESPLPSLKTVNMDDIAAGGSQVNSSKGGKANESLNSSFNDCNLNMNVTHDGLVHDSPDFGQIFQEDYSKASIGCPESAEVVSDEECSSPCVREKSEEDGDDDGMLGGVFEFSEEG
- the LOC107645867 gene encoding pentatricopeptide repeat-containing protein At5g08510, whose amino-acid sequence is MNQVKQIHGYTLRNGIDNTKVIIEKLLQIPNLSYAHSFLCHSPDPKATVFLYNRLIQAYSINGSNTRRCFSLYSQMLLHGFQPNEHTFNFLFSACTSLSSPFLAQMLHTHFIKSGFEPDVFAATALLDMYAKLGSLKMARHVFDEMAVRGVPSWNAMIAGYARFGDMERALELFLLMPCRSVVSWTTMISGYSQNKLYEKALDLFLTMEREKVTKPNEVTLASILPACANLGALEIGQRIEAYARENGYFKNLYVSNAVLEMYAKCGKIDVAWRVFDEIGSLRNLCSWNSMIMGLAVHGQCCKALELYDQMLREGTSPDDVTFVGLLLACTHDGMVAKGRYIFKSMTTDFHIVPKLQHYGCIVDLLGRAGQLQEAYSVIQSMPMKPDSVIWGALLGACSFHGNVELAEIAAKSLFALEPWNPGNYVILSNIYASAGHWDGVSKLRKAMKGSKITKVAGHSFIEQGDQLHKFIVEDRSHPLSNEIFALLDGIYELIKLNRSSFACDLDLDFN